One window of the Magnolia sinica isolate HGM2019 chromosome 19, MsV1, whole genome shotgun sequence genome contains the following:
- the LOC131234666 gene encoding vacuolar iron transporter homolog 2-like has protein sequence MPLPLRSALLGAKEGLVSTTLLMMGIGDLKKDETAMILYGFIGLVAGACNIGIREFIAVYLDIEVAQMNSPMQAAAVSAHAFFISGMVPLLTAAFIKTHKVVGVVISVTLALILFGGLRAKLGRKPIGRCCLMVMAEDKYNISMRTERGVCFTSVATLDRMSVLSYKRQYVEMIDLVI, from the exons ATgccactccctctgcgatctgcCCTACTAGGAGCTAAGGAAGGTCTGGTTTCCACAACCTTGCTGATGATGGGAATTGGAGATTTAAAAAAGGACGAAACAGCCATGATCCTCTATGGGTTCATTGGACTAGTTGCGGGTGCATGTAACATTGGCATAAGAGAGTTCATCGCTGTCTACTTGGATATAGAGGTGGCCCAGATGAATAGCCCGATGCAGGCGGCGGCAGTGTCAGCTCACGCCTTCTTCATTAGTGGGATGGTTCCACTGCTGACGGCAGCATTTATAAAGACACACAAGGTGGTAGGGGTGGTGATATCAGTGACCTTGGCATTAATCCTCTTTGGAGGTCTTAGAGCCAAGTTGGGGAGAAAGCCAATAGGGAGATGTTGTTTGATGGTAATGGCGGAAG acAAATATAATATCAGTATGCGTACAGAGAGAGGAGTTTGTTTTACTTCTGTGGCTACGTTGGATCGAATGTCTGTTTTAAGCTACAAGAGACAATATGTCGAGATGATCGATCTTGTTATTTGA
- the LOC131234667 gene encoding vacuolar iron transporter homolog 2-like, translating to MLGPLFRTKAFSGVSVEILRRFPGRKSVQKPRLTALGLTFGGVYSRREKATLSALRQALQEIQKPASPTLLPAPAPPPPFTLVTMPLPVQSSDVERQAANTNIHNSGRAQRLRLAVRGANEGLVSTALLMMGIGDLKREETAMILYVFTGLVAGAINISIREFVSVYHDIEVTQMNSPMQTAAVSAHTFFIGGMIPLLTAAFMKTHKVVGVVIAVTLALMLFGGLRAKLWRKPIGRSCLMVMVEGWFAMLMNFGLIKLFQSLSLG from the exons ATGCTAGGGCCTCTTTTCCGTACAAAGGCATTTAGCGGCGTTTCTGTAGAAATCTTACGGCGCTTTCCTGGGAGAAAAAGTGTTCAGAAACCACGTTTAACGGCGCTCGGATTGACTTTTGGCGGCGTTTATTCACGTCGGGAAAAAGCTACATTATCGGCGCTCAGACAAGCGCTGCAAGAAA TACAAAAACCCGCTTCTCCAACTCTACTCCCAGCAccagctcctcctcctcctttcaCCCTTGTGACCATGCCACTCCCCGTACAATCATCCGATGTCGAAAGGCAGGCAGCCAACACCAACATCCACAACTCCGGGAGAGCGCAGAGGCTGAGATTGGCTGTCCGAGGAGCCAACGAAGGGTTGGTGTCCACAGCCTTGCTGATGATGGGAATTGGAGATTTGAAAAGGGAGGAAACAGCCATGATCCTCTATGTGTTTACTGGACTAGTTGCGGGTGCAATTAACATCTCCATAAGAGAGTTCGTCTCTGTCTACCATGATATAGAGGTGACCCAGATGAATAGCCCGATGCAAACGGCGGCAGTGTCGGCTCACACCTTCTTCATCGGTGGGATGATTCCACTGCTGACGGCAGCATTTATGAAGACACATAAGGTGGTAGGGGTGGTGATAGCAGTGACCTTGGCATTAATGCTCTTTGGAGGTCTTAGAGCCAAGTTGTGGAGAAAGCCAATAGGGAGATCTTGTTTGATGGTAATGGTGGAAGGTTGGTTTGCAATGCTTATGAATTTTGGCTTAATCAAGTTGTTTCAGTCTCTTTCTCTTGGGTAG